tatgctgccactctgccctccccccgatatatgctgccactctgccccccgagatatgctgccactctgccctccccccgatatatactgccactctgccctcccccgatatatgctgccactctgccctgaAGAGacagcaggggaggctgtctcagcatCTTGGatagtaggatgcaggtcccctccagcgttgcgggggatctgtatcctagccctgctgcctgcccggcgcccggaactgcatgtcccgggcgtcgggcgatacgaattgcgcattcctgctcAAGGTATTTTGTGAtgtttatcacacacacatatccaatCACCttaatatatgttcagcaacatctgagtacagtgataccgtTCATGTAAAGGTTTGTTGAGCTTTTAGGAGGCTGAAAGACCACATTTAGGAGATGTGCATTTCAGTATTTCAATGTTTCAACAtttacatctggtcatcctgcactccatgtcctatttgggacatcttttagGCCAGCCAATTCAATGTACCCCCATCACACCATATATGTTTTAGAAGTAGaaacccagggtattttattAGAGGAGCTAAAGATAAAAACCCCAAAACGTCTCCACATTACAAATATGCATCAAACATATAGGTGCCTcatagtcatacctgggaacactctGGGTTTGATGCGGGTGTTTCCCGCAGTCAGCGGGACCGCCTCTGACAGCAACGGAACCGCCCCCAATGTCaacgggaactcccactgacgtcagcgtgAACGCCCCTGACGTCAacgggactgcccactgacatcagtgggcagtcctggccgcgtcccgcaagggaagtctGCGGGTacccggagcccagaagttctcaggtatgctcaTGGTTTTCAGACTTTACAGGGCAAAAATCAGGATGTGCCCTTTATAGACTTCCAAACATggaacatttacattttggggTCCATATCACATTTTGGCCCTTTAGCAGCCCACAGCTTACAGCTCTGTCTACAAAGAGCTACAATTGTTGAATGCCATAAATGCTGTGGACTAGAGAAATTATTACTGCATATTGCAGGCCGGAGTTCCCTGGAACCTGAATGAACTGTTTATTCTTGGATTAGTTTCACTTGctcagcagtaaaaaaaaaaaagatagtaaaaaaaaaagttgtagaaTATACTGACACCCTTATagaatagcaaaatgctacttgtacttattgacccataacttgcaaaaaaaacacaaaacattggatatttctgacctcaggacaaatattagaatctatttagcaggggGTTTTATTCGTTTTTGtagataagtaaaatatttttcaaataatagtgagaaaatgtggtttttttcaattttaaccatattttattattttgtctgtgtagcaaattagatgatatgatcaaactAATGGTACCTAAAGAAAgcctttcttgtcctgaaaaaaacagtatatagtttgtatgggtacactaaatgagggagaagaaaatgacagctaaacaccAGCACTACAGACATGTTCAAACAGCCATTGTGAAGAAGCGTACACAATTTCTAAAACAGTCGGGTCACAAAAGGGTTAACATCCTGTGAAAATGACGTATGCCAAGAACTTTCGTGTTCtctgcttttttatatatagatttagattttaaacaaaattgaaATCGCAGAGAAACAGGTGAACAGACTCTTCAAAGTTGTTATCTAACTATAAATCCTATGCTGGTTACACATTTTACACGATATACTGACCGGCGAAAGTGTGACCGAGGAATGTAACACAGGTTTACTAGAAGCGGTTTCTGTGGGAACGGCTTTAACGAATCTGCTTTCAGAGTTCTCATCGTCATGGTAACAGACGCTGTGGAGTGGATGTTTTAGGCCTCGCACGGGATCGGAAGCGTTTGTGAGGGTTGCTTTGCTCTCGTTTTCCCGTGACGGTCCTATTTGTACCAGTACGGTTAACGGCAGAACAAGGCAATGCACATTTCATCACCATTTCAGGGGGACATTGCAATACTTAGTGCTGCCTACAGAGCGGGTACATGTAATTAATACCCCTTTCACCCGAGCTCCACATATACATCGGTTTTTTTCTTAGTACGTTTGGCATCATCTATATATTGTGAtcagtttaaaatgtttaaagcgAAGCTACTTGTTGTTGGACCGAGTGAGGTAAGGACACCTCATATAGACGATACAGCTGATGGTACGATAGTACTATTTCAATGCTTATTGCAGTAAaactttatatactgtatttataatgtattgcTTATTTTCTATTAGCCTACAAGTATGCTGGTATAGTGCATGGcaccttttgttatttttgcgCCCTATGTGGAATTTGGGGTCCATCATGGACCACCCTTCTCTTTCACTTTTTAATATGCAGCTGTGCAAATGTTATACTACGTGGGATTTGAGCATTTAAGCAATTGAAGCTGCTGGTTAAAGCCCTAACTGGTATTACTGGAACCATTTAGTTATTAAAGGAGTAAGAAACAAAGGCAAGCGTGACACGGACCACGGACTATGTCACCTATTGTATATGTTCTAAATGTAAACATGTAAACGAACATATTGGTTTGCATACATATAAAtcaaatgcatttaataaatatgggTTCCACCAAAGGTTTTCCCTTAGGACCTGTAAACCATAAAACCCTTTTGAATGTTACCGACGTTCTTAAACAATTCCtaacatacataatataatatgcctccattataaaaaatatgttcccATTGCAACTGCAACATCATGCAAGTAGTTCTGTTGCAACcggacatgacatcataatgtggcaaaatattattagatatatacttttttgtttcacTGCCCCGCTGCATCTAGCTAGATCACCATGGAATGATTGTGATGTGGTTGCATGTGACATCATAGTCCACAGAgggtaatatgtgtgtgtgtgtgtgtgtgtgtgtgtgtgtttgtgtatatgtgtttgtttaaTTGTGATGCAGTTGAATGTGACATCATAGTCCAAAGAGGGTAATGTGTATATGCTTATGAGtggtttgttttattgtgaTGCCGTTGAATGTGACAGCATAGTCCAAAGAGGGTaatgtgtataagtgtttgttttattattatgtggTTGAATGTGACATCATAGTCCAAAGAGGGTAATGTGTATGAGTGGTTTGTTTAATTGTGATGTGGTTGAATGTGACAGCATAGTCAAAAGAGGGTaatgtgtataagtgtttgttttattgtgatGTGATTGAATGTGACATCATAGTTCAAAGAgggtaatgtatatatgtgtataagtgtttgaTGTCACAATTAaacacctatacacatatatatatattaccctcTTTGAACTATGATGTCACATTCAACcacatcacaaaaaaacaaaccactcATAAGCATATACACATTACCCTCTTtggactatgatgtcatattcaacCGCATCGCAATTAAACAAAGAGGGTaatgtgtataagtgtttgttttattgtgatGCGGTTGAATGTGACATCATAGTACAAAGAgggtaatgtatatatgtgtataagtgtCTAATTGTTTGGGTTTATAGGGCAAATAATAAGTTATTGGCAACGGTTACAGCCAAGGCAGATCAAAACATACCATTGATCCTGCACTGATTGCATTTTTGTGTGATTCTTTCCTTTAATATGACTACCAGTATATCACAAGGGCAGAGTTTGTGGACATAAATACCGGTACATTTTTTCTAAAAGTCAATTTTATGTTGAATTGTGCCAGTGCCATTCCCAGCAAGGGCTGAAAATCCAAAATTACTTACCGGTAATTAGTGCTTacacacaggtttttttttaacctagataaaatatattaatgttctGTCGTTTAATTATAAGCGGCCTGTGCCTAGTCCTCTAGTGGGACAGAGCCTCAATATGTGGTTGGTGAGCAAGCAAGCAGGGCTAAGCCCTCAGTTTtgagtattttttctttgtattacaTGACTTTAATACCAGCTTTATGTAATATGCAGTTGCATTATATAGTCCCTGTTTTAATGAAAGGCCACTAGTGCACAAGTATTTCTAAAAGTATGCTCCGGCCTCTTGTGCAAGGTATGAAAGGCAAAACTGAATGGTTTGGGATTGGTTGCTAGGTCAAAATTGTAGTTCATGCTTTATCAGTTTTCAGGACATCTGTacatcaattatttatttatctccaTTTATTTCTAAACAGAGTGGCAAAACAGTTTTGGCAAATTTCTTGGCTGATGCTACTGAGACCATTGGTGGAGATTATAGCCCAACTCAAGGTGTGAGGTAATGTGACAGCCTACTAATCATTTCAAATGGAGCCTATGCGAGCAACTTCAAGTAAGGCAGAGGATCTGTCATTCTCCTTCATTCCCCTAATTGAATAAACTTTCATCACATAAAGTTTGAAGACGTATAATTGCCTGGTGCGCCAAGATCTTTCCCTGCACTTATTAGTATGAATATAGCCTAGTTGCATGGTAATGTAAATTGTGTAATGAAAGGGTCTACTGCTTCTTAACTATTATAATCGGCTTCACATTTCCTGAATGACACTTCAGCCTGCTGTCCAGATAAGGCTCTGTACAGATAAGCTACATTGTTTTAATCCATTTTGAGGTTGATATGTGTCTGTTTGGCTAAATGCTTTTCATTTATAGGATTCTAGAATTTGAGTGTCCCAATGTGAATGGGAATAAGGGCCCTGGATGTGAAGTTGAACTTTGGGACTGTGGAGGAGATCACAAGTAAGTTAAGAAGTCATTGTGAATATGATTTAAGCTGATGTTAGAACTTGTGTTACAcctttggtgattttttttttgtcttgatgCAGCCATAAGGTGGTTGTAATGTGTTGTTTTGTGCTTTTAAGTTCTCATTCTGAAAAGGCCATGTGTTGCATATATCGCATATAGTATTACATATAGTGGTGTATTTCGTTTCAGCACTGCCCTAGGTGCAACCCAAGTTAGTGCTCCACAACTTACCCTTGCAGCTGCTGTCTCTCTGCTGAATgctggaaatgatgtcatatcctgattCTCCATCTCAGAAGGATGAGTGGGTCAGCATGACAAGGAAGATCCCCAATAGCCAATTGAGCAGCAGCATAGCAAAGAGCCTGATTTCCCAACCATGGGATCTGCGTTCAGCTTCGTGGCTCAGAGGCAACTGCCCCCTGTTTTATTCAGCCAGTATACACAGCTAATTATATCATCATTTTAGTCTAAATGGTATAAACCCTCCTCGCATAAAACAACAACACTATTGTAGAGACAGAGCACAGAATGAGACATAAACCTGTGCTATCAATGAATGTGGTGCAGCCATGGCCAGGGTAACAAATCACAGCTATTAAAATCTGAAGCAGACAGTTGCTCTGAACAGGaccggcccaagacattgtgctgccttgGTCCAAGCAGGTAATGCTGCCCCTACAAACGCCAAAACCACagtcatgctctctcacactctgtctcATTCattgtcttcctaccttcttcACTGACTGCTTCCGTGGCCGTGTCTATGTTCCCACAGCACCCTCCTCTCCAGCCAGATGCACAGACATACCCaaccagacacactaacacagacagacagacagccagacagacacacacgcaAGAAACTCATTTACCCCCTACAGCCTCAGCAGGGGTTTAATTCAGCTTGCCTGGTGCAATGACTCTTTGACCCTGCTGAAAATTAAAAAGGGAAGTCCGGGTGTCGAGACTTCTTTATCTCTACAATTGCCACGTTTCAGTCAGTAGCGTATTGCATATTTGACTACCGTAATAGTTATACAAATAATGTGCCACGTACAAATGACAAAAAGTCTTCCTTTGTGATTACCAATATTTATAAAACCACAGCCAGCTCTACAGTTCTGTACATTTTAACATACGTCATTCTCTTTCTTATTGAAGGTTTGAAAGTTGCTGGCCTGCTATACTGAAAGATTCCCACGGAGTAATTCTTGTCTTTAACCCCGACATTCCGAGTCACTTGAAGGAGATTGAAATGTGGCACAGCAATTTTatccagcagcagaggttgcaaGGGAATCAGTGCCTAATAATCGCTCACCACAAGCCTGGATCAGGAAACGATGGAGAAAATCCAGATCTATGTAAGTACGATGGGGCTGTgcaaaataaagggaaaaaaaacagtcacaattgttttgatatttttttctatttggtgCTTTATCATCTGGGATTTGCAGCAAGAACCCCGATTGCCTTAGTTGCAGAAGATCATAATTcttttacaaaagcaaacagCAAACCTGCTATGCTGGCCATATATTCAGAAGAGCACGTCGGTCTAATTTGCAAACATGAGAATTGCACAAATTGCCTTCAACTCGCATTTATTGCTACCACTCAACAAATATGCCGGCTAAATACCTACTGATTTAGTCAGGAGCTGGTGTGCTACTGGGGAAGCATAGACAGTATACATGAGTACACTTaaatttcattaaaagaaaacaaggcAGGAGGAAAATGAGATCCATTGTCTAACCCTTCTAGAAAAGGGATCACATGTGCCAAATTGCATCTGGTCAAAATCTCGAGTGACTGACTCACGCGAAAGGTAAAGTGGtgaacatggtaaaaaaaatggatgttaaATTGGCTAATTAAAACTTAGCAGAAACTGCTAATGTGAAAAATCACATTAAGGTTTGGGAATTTATCACAGGAAAATGGACCAAAGGGTTCTTATATGTTGTCAGTTTCCATTTCCTGTGTTTAATGGATCAGTACCAAAGTTCATAAACTGctggatgtttttttaatttgtttggctctatttgatttttttcactCTGCCTATAGAAAGCACTTATAGCATATTATGCCGTTACAATAGAAAACCTTTTCCCTATAgttctatacatatacatggtGTGTATTAGCCACCTTCTGATTCATTGGACAGAACCATCAAATGTGATCAAGGTGTAGTAATTTAGCAGAGAGACAGGTCACATTAATCAGCAGGGAagaaaactataaatatatcaaaaagaAGATGTTTGACAATTGACGTGACAGGCAAGTCTTTgctcaaacggtgttgctgataTTGAAGCATTCAgcaaccccaaacagcagttaCAGGTGCGCCATGTAATTTCTCTCTGGAGCGATCACAAGCACCATAGTCAGATGCAGAATGTAGCAAGACTGGATATACCTAAGCCTTCCAGGTGTATGAACGAAAGAATAGCCACCTTGAATCTCCAGTTTGCCCAGAGTATCAGGAAACCgatgctgatattaatgccagtagaagtttggaactcttcagctatggaatcagcagagtgtttgacttttacacaccatgctcctcagcactcggtgaccccGATCTGGGACATTACATGGTCTTCCACTTTGTgcctgagttgctgctgttcctaaacaataccacttacagttgaccatggaat
This sequence is a window from Spea bombifrons isolate aSpeBom1 chromosome 2, aSpeBom1.2.pri, whole genome shotgun sequence. Protein-coding genes within it:
- the IFT22 gene encoding intraflagellar transport protein 22 homolog, with the protein product MFKAKLLVVGPSESGKTVLANFLADATETIGGDYSPTQGVRILEFECPNVNGNKGPGCEVELWDCGGDHKFESCWPAILKDSHGVILVFNPDIPSHLKEIEMWHSNFIQQQRLQGNQCLIIAHHKPGSGNDGENPDLSSALAKLTLVHSNLDEDPEDIRLEFIKYLRGIVSTLSESRDREEMSIIT